The DNA sequence AGATCTCCTCCACCCTGGCCGGAACCGCCTACAAACTCACCAAGGAACCGGCGACCTCCGGCCAGCTCGTCGCCGCCGGCTTCCAGGCCATCGAGACCGGGATGACCGAGGGCCACCCGTGCTTCGTCGCCAACAACGGGCGGCTCGGCTTCGGCGTGGACGAGTACCGGGCGTACGCCCCCGAGGCGGCCTCGGAGATCCGGCTGGTCTGGCTGGCCGCCCGCCGTGACCGGGCCACCTTCACCGCGGGCGCCGGTCTCGACTACGACGCGCTGGTCAAGGGTGAGCTGAGCGAGGCGGCCCGGGAACGGTTCGACGGCACGCTGCGCGGGCTCGGCCTCGACCCCGGCGACTACTTCCTGCTGCCCGTCCACCCCTGGCAGTGGTGGAACAAGCTCGCGGTCAGCTTCGCCGGAGAGCTGGCGGCACGGCATCTGGTGGTGCTCGGCGAGGGTGAGGACAGGTACCTCGCCCAGCAGTCGATCCGCACGTTCTTCAACACCGACCACCCGGACAAGCACTACGTCAAGACGGCGCTGTCGGTCCTGAACATGGGCTTCATGCGCGGACTGTCCGCCGCGTACATGGAGGCCACTCCCGCGATCAACGACTGGCTGGCCGGTCTGATCGAGCGCGACGAGCTGCTGCGCGGGGCCCGGTTCTCGATCATCCGGGAGCGGGCCGCGATCGGCTACCACCACCGGTCCTACGAGGCGGCCACCGCCAAGGGCTCCCCGTACCGGAAGATGCTGGCCGCCCTGTGGCGCGAGAGCCCCGTGCCGGGACTCCGGTCCGGCGAGCGGGTCGCGACGATGGCCTCACTGCTCCACACCGACCGCGAGGGCGGATCGGTGGCCGGGGCGCTGATCGCCGAGTCGGGCCTGGACCCGCGGGTGTGGCTGCGGCACTACCTGGACGCCTATCTGGTGCCGGTGCTGCACAGCTTCTACGCCTACGACCTCGTCTACATGCCGCACGGCGAGAACGTGATCCTGGTCGTGGAGGACGGTGTCGTCACCCGCACGATCTTCAAGGACATCGCCGAGGAGATCGCGGTGATGGACCCGGACGCGGTGCTGCCGCCGCAGGTCGAACGGATCCGGGCCGAGGTCCCGGAGGACCTGAAACTGCTGTCGGTCCTCACCGACGTCTTCGACTGCTTCTTCCGCTTCCTGGGCGCGGGCCTGGCCACCGAGGGCGTCCTGCACGAGGACACCTTCTGGCGGACGGTC is a window from the Streptomyces sp. MMBL 11-1 genome containing:
- a CDS encoding IucA/IucC family protein translates to MTTALTESVAHLSPERWATANRLLVRKALAEFSHERLLTPAPLGNDHFTVRSDDASTEYRFTARLFALDHWQIPAETITRHRHGSELPLDMTEFLIELRHTLGISAEVLPVYLEEISSTLAGTAYKLTKEPATSGQLVAAGFQAIETGMTEGHPCFVANNGRLGFGVDEYRAYAPEAASEIRLVWLAARRDRATFTAGAGLDYDALVKGELSEAARERFDGTLRGLGLDPGDYFLLPVHPWQWWNKLAVSFAGELAARHLVVLGEGEDRYLAQQSIRTFFNTDHPDKHYVKTALSVLNMGFMRGLSAAYMEATPAINDWLAGLIERDELLRGARFSIIRERAAIGYHHRSYEAATAKGSPYRKMLAALWRESPVPGLRSGERVATMASLLHTDREGGSVAGALIAESGLDPRVWLRHYLDAYLVPVLHSFYAYDLVYMPHGENVILVVEDGVVTRTIFKDIAEEIAVMDPDAVLPPQVERIRAEVPEDLKLLSVLTDVFDCFFRFLGAGLATEGVLHEDTFWRTVASCVRDYQKSMPYLADKFQRYDLFAADFALSCLNRLQLRDNQQMVDLNDPAGALQLVGRLKNPIAGF